A section of the Jatrophihabitans sp. genome encodes:
- a CDS encoding VOC family protein: MSSEPPQPLFRAVDAVVVRVPSLEEGLAFYHDALGHELLWRTETKVALGFGDAETELVLALDVGPETDLLVESVEDAVAAMALAGGSLVAGPDDIAVGKVAVVKDPFGNQLTLVDLTKGRLRPGG, from the coding sequence ATGAGCTCAGAACCGCCGCAGCCGCTGTTCCGCGCCGTGGATGCCGTGGTGGTGCGGGTGCCCTCGTTGGAGGAGGGGCTGGCCTTCTACCACGACGCGCTGGGCCATGAGCTGCTCTGGCGCACCGAGACGAAGGTGGCGCTGGGCTTCGGCGATGCCGAGACCGAGCTGGTGCTGGCGCTGGACGTCGGGCCGGAGACCGATCTGCTGGTCGAGTCCGTGGAGGACGCGGTGGCGGCGATGGCCCTGGCCGGCGGCTCGCTGGTCGCCGGGCCGGATGACATCGCAGTGGGAAAGGTCGCCGTGGTGAAAGACCCGTTCGGCAACCAGCTCACCCTGGTCGATCTGACGAAGGGCCGGCTGCGCCCGGGCGGCTGA
- a CDS encoding VOC family protein: MSGLIQGFDHVQVAIPAGAEDVARAFYGSLLGMTEQPKPAALAGRGGCWFSAGSAVLHLGVEEPFSPARKAHPAFLVGELDSLEGRLSAAGYDCVRSDGEIPGVRRFHTFDPFGNRIEFQQA; encoded by the coding sequence ATGAGCGGCCTGATCCAGGGTTTCGATCACGTGCAGGTGGCCATCCCGGCCGGTGCCGAGGACGTCGCCCGGGCGTTCTACGGCTCGCTGCTGGGCATGACCGAGCAGCCGAAGCCGGCGGCGCTGGCCGGCCGCGGCGGCTGCTGGTTCAGCGCTGGCAGCGCGGTGCTGCACCTGGGCGTCGAGGAGCCGTTCAGCCCGGCCCGCAAGGCGCATCCGGCGTTCCTGGTGGGCGAGCTGGATTCACTCGAGGGTCGGCTGTCGGCGGCCGGCTATGACTGCGTGCGGTCCGACGGTGAGATCCCCGGCGTTCGGCGGTTCCACACCTTCGACCCGTTCGGCAACCGGATCGAGTTCCAGCAGGCCTGA